In Thermococcus camini, a genomic segment contains:
- a CDS encoding ABC transporter substrate-binding protein, producing the protein MKAKGSIALLVVFLVVFSVAASGCISGGGGETTTISQSTTASPSGTQTTSSQATSGSTTTTSSQSATQTQTPAEVKPGILEMGDVYVVVTDKSVVIVGPKGASPTVEIPSDRKVIKVEYEVDSANTPDVKTLMEKGQGFGAIDPAFFRDEHVDALVVAARRQTDPTIRTELFKAIYMLGNKLVPEVILGQNRQLRVYWDWVKGRYYHPTLAERYDLLREDQNAPSVKIGIKDYKNDADTYTIATIGWPESFDPAMTYETFGWEVWHEIGDTLVTYWKEETEEVSPDLAVAWAHNKDGTEWYFLIRGGVQAYDPWDDKTYPIDATDVAFTFLRVERLGHSVSWMVDSFMDVNASQALTEDEFDQYLKEHPLIAEFNGKSTEVKSLDELKQFFGYSGDTAGVFKLVLPAPYAPVLGVLADPFLSVVPMEYLLGDKYQEALQASDNGHNPSAWWSYLSEGKSDPTHQLMHNKPVGTGPFYVADYQKDAYIVLEYNPHYWNATANPGHKRVIYVINSDAMARINLFKTGTADVVAIPPEKMDTVKGLELQGFKSVVKTDILQPILTFLVFNTQKEPFNDPLVREAMAYAVPYDQISQVVYQGLLARNYGPIPKPWPGYTEEGITKYKYNLAKAKQLLNKAGVDPTKYKIELIYNEGNSAREKIMTLLQNVWSQLGFQVTINSYNWPTYLDKTEHGEYDVYVVGWVPDYLDSDNWVGPFLYGATEFTSVEVSVS; encoded by the coding sequence ATGAAGGCCAAAGGTTCAATAGCCCTGTTGGTAGTTTTTTTGGTGGTTTTTTCTGTTGCAGCCAGCGGCTGTATAAGCGGAGGCGGCGGTGAGACAACCACCATTTCGCAGAGCACCACCGCAAGTCCGAGTGGTACCCAGACCACGTCCTCTCAGGCGACTTCTGGAAGTACCACCACGACATCGAGCCAGTCGGCCACCCAGACGCAGACTCCCGCGGAGGTAAAACCGGGGATACTGGAGATGGGTGACGTCTACGTTGTCGTCACCGACAAGAGCGTCGTGATCGTCGGCCCGAAGGGTGCCAGCCCGACCGTCGAGATTCCGAGCGACAGGAAGGTTATAAAGGTCGAATACGAGGTTGACAGCGCCAACACTCCGGACGTCAAGACCCTCATGGAGAAGGGTCAGGGATTCGGTGCCATCGATCCGGCCTTCTTCCGCGATGAGCACGTCGATGCCCTCGTTGTGGCCGCCAGACGCCAGACCGATCCGACCATAAGAACCGAGCTCTTCAAGGCCATCTACATGCTCGGAAACAAGCTCGTCCCGGAGGTTATCCTCGGTCAGAACAGGCAGCTCCGCGTTTACTGGGACTGGGTTAAGGGACGCTACTACCACCCAACCCTTGCGGAGCGCTATGACCTCCTGAGGGAGGACCAGAACGCCCCCTCCGTCAAGATCGGTATTAAGGACTACAAGAACGACGCCGATACCTACACCATAGCAACCATTGGCTGGCCGGAGAGCTTTGACCCGGCCATGACCTACGAGACCTTTGGATGGGAGGTCTGGCACGAGATAGGCGACACCCTCGTCACCTACTGGAAGGAGGAGACCGAGGAGGTTAGCCCCGATCTGGCCGTTGCCTGGGCCCACAACAAGGACGGTACCGAGTGGTACTTCCTCATTCGCGGCGGTGTCCAGGCCTACGATCCGTGGGACGACAAGACCTATCCGATCGACGCCACCGACGTGGCCTTCACGTTCCTCCGCGTTGAGAGGCTCGGCCACAGCGTCAGCTGGATGGTCGATTCCTTCATGGACGTGAACGCCTCCCAGGCCCTCACCGAGGATGAGTTCGACCAGTACCTCAAGGAGCACCCGCTCATAGCCGAGTTCAACGGCAAGAGCACCGAGGTCAAGAGCCTCGACGAGCTCAAGCAGTTCTTCGGCTACAGCGGTGACACCGCTGGAGTCTTCAAGCTCGTTCTCCCGGCCCCATACGCCCCGGTTCTGGGAGTACTCGCCGACCCGTTCCTCAGCGTCGTCCCGATGGAGTATCTCCTCGGCGACAAGTACCAGGAGGCCCTCCAGGCGAGCGACAACGGCCATAACCCGAGCGCCTGGTGGAGCTACCTGAGCGAGGGTAAGAGCGACCCGACTCACCAGCTCATGCACAACAAGCCCGTTGGAACCGGACCGTTCTACGTTGCGGACTACCAGAAGGACGCCTACATAGTCCTCGAGTACAACCCGCACTACTGGAACGCCACCGCCAACCCCGGACACAAGAGGGTTATCTACGTCATCAACAGCGACGCCATGGCCAGGATCAACCTGTTCAAGACCGGCACCGCCGATGTCGTTGCCATACCGCCCGAGAAGATGGACACGGTCAAGGGCCTCGAGCTCCAGGGCTTCAAGTCCGTCGTTAAGACCGACATCCTCCAGCCGATACTGACCTTCCTCGTCTTCAACACCCAGAAGGAGCCCTTCAACGACCCGCTCGTCAGGGAGGCCATGGCCTACGCCGTTCCGTACGACCAGATCTCCCAGGTCGTTTACCAGGGACTCCTCGCCAGGAACTACGGTCCGATACCGAAGCCGTGGCCGGGCTACACCGAGGAGGGCATAACCAAGTACAAGTACAACCTCGCCAAGGCCAAGCAGCTCCTCAACAAAGCCGGCGTTGACCCGACCAAGTACAAGATCGAGCTCATCTACAACGAGGGCAACTCAGCACGTGAGAAGATCATGACCCTCCTGCAGAACGTCTGGAGCCAGCTCGGATTCCAGGTCACCATCAACAGCTACAACTGGCCGACCTACCTTGACAAGACCGAGCACGGCGAGTACGATGTCTACGTCGTCGGTTGGGTCCCTGACTACCTCGACTCCGACAACTGGGTTGGCCCGTTCCTCTACGGTGCCACCGAGTTCACGAGCGTCGAGGTAAGCGTTAGCTGA
- a CDS encoding Lrp/AsnC family transcriptional regulator — translation MVRSYVLLTVEIGKVESVIEALKQIPGVTKADAVTGPYDAIVHIEAKDLGELTRRILHDIHNIDGVIDTTTAIVVEMEEEE, via the coding sequence ATGGTTAGGTCGTACGTTTTACTGACCGTTGAGATTGGAAAAGTTGAGAGCGTCATAGAGGCGCTCAAACAGATTCCGGGCGTCACCAAGGCCGACGCCGTCACCGGCCCCTACGACGCTATAGTCCACATCGAGGCGAAGGACCTCGGTGAGCTCACCAGGAGAATACTCCACGACATACACAACATCGACGGCGTTATAGACACCACTACCGCCATAGTCGTAGAAATGGAAGAAGAGGAGTGA
- a CDS encoding signal recognition particle protein Srp19 — protein sequence MRKFVVWPSELDARLSRRYGRAVGREFAVDRPKIHEIADAALALGMKVIELDEEKLNPRLAGLDDEYRLRGMLRIESRHPKGKSLRMLGQKIREIRKTQAKSQGKKKRKSGKKKR from the coding sequence ATGAGAAAGTTCGTGGTGTGGCCCAGCGAGCTCGACGCAAGGCTCAGCAGGCGCTACGGAAGGGCCGTGGGCAGGGAGTTCGCAGTGGATAGGCCGAAGATACATGAGATAGCCGATGCCGCGCTGGCCCTCGGGATGAAGGTAATAGAGCTCGATGAGGAGAAACTCAACCCCCGGCTGGCAGGTCTCGACGATGAGTACAGGCTTAGGGGAATGCTCCGAATTGAGAGCAGGCATCCGAAGGGTAAGTCCCTGAGGATGCTCGGACAGAAGATCAGGGAAATCAGAAAGACCCAGGCCAAGTCCCAGGGCAAGAAGAAACGCAAATCCGGGAAGAAAAAGAGGTGA
- a CDS encoding DUF257 family protein, which yields MDTPIFEKYLFGKANRGDVILLEYDPTYPVEEFSWGVLIPSLLERDGVVVTDFFGIGGILFRNYTRKVSGKEYSRVLELIKKIKVVKIGPGSASYGEVIEEVVPVYDSHTFLKNYYTIVSRISHSPTKPEYFVTFGLGHYIHFGGDEAIRAILTGISTIPLEDWVGIHFINAGVLRSEHLAMLEEIASMVFHISQDGLKVKKEGGTVDQGRG from the coding sequence ATGGACACCCCCATCTTCGAGAAGTACCTCTTTGGCAAGGCCAACCGGGGAGACGTTATTCTGCTCGAGTACGACCCCACGTATCCCGTGGAAGAGTTCTCGTGGGGAGTCCTCATACCTTCGCTCCTTGAGAGGGACGGGGTCGTCGTGACGGACTTCTTCGGGATTGGGGGAATTCTCTTCAGGAACTACACCCGAAAGGTCTCCGGAAAGGAGTACTCAAGGGTGCTAGAGCTCATTAAGAAGATAAAGGTCGTAAAGATCGGCCCCGGCTCGGCCAGCTATGGAGAGGTAATAGAGGAAGTTGTTCCGGTCTACGATTCACACACGTTCCTGAAGAACTACTACACCATCGTCAGCAGGATAAGCCATTCCCCCACAAAGCCCGAGTACTTCGTCACCTTCGGGCTCGGCCACTACATACACTTCGGCGGGGACGAGGCGATAAGGGCCATACTAACCGGCATCAGCACGATACCCCTTGAAGACTGGGTGGGGATACACTTTATAAACGCGGGGGTTCTGAGAAGTGAACACCTGGCGATGCTCGAGGAAATCGCCTCGATGGTGTTCCACATATCGCAGGACGGTCTGAAAGTAAAAAAGGAAGGTGGAACGGTTGATCAGGGAAGGGGATAA